From the genome of Candidatus Bathyarchaeota archaeon:
TATGCGCAGGATCATTGCTTACTTGATCAGGAGGAGGATGGTCGACGTGGTTGTCTCTACAGGTGCAAACCTTTACCATGACGCTTTTGAGGTTGCAGGTGGCAGACACTACATGGGCAGCGCCCACTGTGACGATAAGAAGTTGAGGAGGCAGAGGATAGACCGAATATATGATGTCTATGCGGATGAAGATAGGTTCTATGCTTTCGACAGATGGTTGGAGAAGACCTTCTCTAAGAGGCTTGAAGACAATTACCCATACTCCTCAAGAGAGATCATTCAGGTCTTGGGTGAAGCTTTCTATGAGAGGTATGGGGAGGTTGATTCGATGATAGTTACATCTTACAGGAGGGGGGTCCCAGTCTTCTGTCCAGCATTTGGCGACAGCTCACTGGGCTTCTCCTTGATGTTTGCAAACAGGCGGCTTGGCAGGAACATTATTCTGAACGCTTTCAAGGATGTTGATGAGAGTTCCAGAATAACCGAGAAGTCTAGGATCACTGGAGTAATCTATGTCGGTGGAGGTACGCCTAAAAACTTTATTCAGCAGACAGCGGTCATCTCGAGTTATCAGACCAGACATGATAGAAGCCACAACTTCGCGGTTCAATTCACAACAGACCTTCCTGTGTGGGGTGGTTTGAGCGGCTGCACATTCGAGGAGGGGCAGAGTTGGGGGAAGATAAGTGCAAACGCAAGGTTCACCACATGCCATGTCGACGCGACAATCGCCCTGCCGATAGTGGTCCACGCCCTGGCTGAGAGATTCAAGAAGTTCAGGAGGGAGATTCCGGTATTCGACTGGGATGGTGGCAGCCTAGAGGTAACCTTTGAGAAATGTAAACTTTAGAGAAAATGGTTTTAAGGGTATTTTCGGAGAATCTGTTGGAATCTAAATAGAGGCTGTTCCATACAAAGATTTTGTGAATAGGTCTGACTTATTACTATATTATGTAGTTAAAGGTTAGATGAGTCTCTGAGAGATTAAAGAGATGTTTGGGGATGACCGAAATTCTTGTAGAATGGTATGTGAATGGGGCTGAGACCCCCCCACCCCCCCTACCCCCTTTAGATGTTGGGGCGGTCAAGGGCCATATAATATAATGGCTAGCTGGTCTGGAAGGGTTTTGGGTATACCGTGAGATTTAACCCTCTCTCTTGTAGGCCGTGGAGGCATCGAATGGTGTTTCAGGGGTGTAATAGAGCCTTCAGAGAGTATCCTGAATCAAATTGTGGCTGAGGGGTTTACAAGGTTTGGTATTTGGAACTGGTTTGTCTCAAATTGTAGAATATTCTTATAGGAATATTATGGTCAAGCAAGTATTAATATAATAATTTGGTAATGGGCCTGAAATTTATGGTTTGTCTGGGATGGTTATGGTGAAGAGGATCTATGGAAACGTTCTTGAGACGATAGGTGGGACACCTCTGGTGAGGCTGAACAGGATCACCGAAGGTTTAGATGCAACTATACTAGCAAAGCTTGAGGCTAGGAATCCTGGGGGAAGCGTGAAGGATAGAATATGTTTGAGTATGATAGTTGAGGCTGAGAGGAGAGGGCTTCTTAAACCAGACT
Proteins encoded in this window:
- a CDS encoding deoxyhypusine synthase family protein; translated protein: MIHEEILYGWCCGLKKLLRQPTVPVSVGQGKSVDGLMAEMRYTAFQGKRLGEAVDIWSRMLRKRHIVIWLGLAGAMIPAGMRRIIAYLIRRRMVDVVVSTGANLYHDAFEVAGGRHYMGSAHCDDKKLRRQRIDRIYDVYADEDRFYAFDRWLEKTFSKRLEDNYPYSSREIIQVLGEAFYERYGEVDSMIVTSYRRGVPVFCPAFGDSSLGFSLMFANRRLGRNIILNAFKDVDESSRITEKSRITGVIYVGGGTPKNFIQQTAVISSYQTRHDRSHNFAVQFTTDLPVWGGLSGCTFEEGQSWGKISANARFTTCHVDATIALPIVVHALAERFKKFRREIPVFDWDGGSLEVTFEKCKL